A single genomic interval of Saccharothrix saharensis harbors:
- a CDS encoding molybdopterin-dependent oxidoreductase: MVPGSENPPLPPGQVPAPLRRFGLPRFARVRPQEPTGTVVTVTGFVERPVQRSLDDLLGPHRRQALRADLHCVTTWSARDLHWEGVRFRAVHEALVDDVGVTRTAAWVTFVGVDGYRSCLRLDDALADDVLLADRLGGAALTPDHGAPVRLVAPAHYGYKSVKHVCAIEYSPTFDPGSAKWAAHPRGRVAREERSRYLPGPLWRPIWRALLPGVRRRYDDPPAP, from the coding sequence ATGGTCCCCGGCTCCGAGAACCCGCCGTTGCCGCCCGGTCAAGTGCCCGCTCCCCTGCGCCGGTTCGGGCTGCCCCGGTTCGCGCGGGTCCGCCCGCAGGAGCCGACCGGCACCGTCGTGACCGTCACCGGCTTCGTCGAACGCCCCGTCCAACGCTCCCTCGACGACCTGCTCGGCCCTCACCGACGACAGGCGCTGCGGGCCGACCTGCACTGCGTCACCACGTGGAGCGCACGGGACCTGCACTGGGAGGGCGTGCGGTTCCGCGCCGTGCACGAGGCGCTGGTCGACGACGTCGGGGTGACCCGGACGGCGGCCTGGGTCACGTTCGTCGGCGTGGACGGGTACCGGTCCTGCCTGCGCCTCGACGACGCCCTCGCCGATGACGTGCTGCTGGCCGACCGCCTCGGCGGGGCCGCGCTCACCCCCGACCACGGCGCTCCCGTCCGCCTGGTGGCGCCCGCCCACTACGGCTACAAGAGCGTCAAGCACGTGTGCGCCATCGAGTACTCCCCCACCTTCGACCCGGGCTCGGCCAAGTGGGCGGCCCACCCCCGCGGCCGCGTCGCGCGGGAGGAACGCAGCAGGTACCTGCCCGGCCCGCTCTGGCGCCCGATCTGGCGCGCACTGCTGCCCGGGGTTCGCCGCCGGTACGACGATCCCCCTGCGCCGTAG
- a CDS encoding TetR/AcrR family transcriptional regulator translates to MSRRRLHSEDAILDATRDLLVRGGPDAATTGAISALSGAPTGSIYHRYGSRTRLFAEVWLRTVIRFQTGLLAAATAATTGSGLERVLAAADWTVEFAVRHPDDARLLLQADRARLLTEADLPPATRQALTDLNVPVAELIRDLATGLFGTAEPRHAELVSIAVVDVPYAVVRRHLHRGTSPEPHRDLIAATVRALVESPAVRA, encoded by the coding sequence ATGTCGAGGCGCCGGCTGCACAGCGAGGACGCGATCCTCGACGCAACCCGCGACCTGCTGGTGCGAGGAGGTCCGGACGCGGCGACCACGGGCGCGATCAGCGCGCTCAGCGGCGCGCCCACGGGATCGATCTACCACCGGTACGGCTCACGCACGCGTTTGTTCGCCGAGGTGTGGCTGCGCACCGTCATCCGTTTCCAGACCGGTTTGCTCGCCGCCGCCACCGCCGCCACCACCGGCTCCGGGCTCGAGCGCGTGCTCGCGGCGGCCGACTGGACCGTCGAGTTCGCGGTCCGCCACCCCGACGACGCCCGACTGCTGCTCCAAGCCGACCGGGCGCGGCTGCTCACCGAGGCCGACCTGCCGCCGGCGACCCGGCAGGCGCTCACCGACCTCAACGTTCCCGTGGCCGAGCTGATCCGCGACCTGGCGACCGGGCTGTTCGGCACGGCGGAGCCCCGGCACGCCGAACTGGTGTCGATCGCCGTGGTGGACGTGCCCTACGCCGTCGTCCGCCGCCACTTGCACCGCGGCACCTCCCCGGAACCGCACCGCGACCTCATCGCGGCGACGGTCCGCGCCCTGGTCGAATCCCCCGCCGTGCGAGCGTGA
- a CDS encoding copper chaperone PCu(A)C yields MKLRNVFVEAPPDIEYRYGPGDEAIVRLELFSEADDPATLVSVRTDLAQRVEMIADPDCDGERERVSSIVVPPEGAVNEPGSPHSAYHLRIVDFRREVLAGTTVPLVFTFRDAGEVTVDAMVEAGDDGDVPPPRADCPKKGERRGPRTPR; encoded by the coding sequence GTGAAGCTGCGCAATGTCTTCGTCGAGGCCCCACCCGACATCGAGTACCGGTACGGCCCGGGTGACGAGGCGATCGTGCGCCTGGAGCTCTTCAGCGAGGCCGACGACCCCGCCACCCTGGTGTCCGTGCGCACCGACCTCGCGCAACGGGTGGAGATGATCGCCGACCCGGACTGCGACGGTGAGCGCGAGCGGGTGTCGAGCATCGTCGTCCCGCCCGAGGGCGCGGTGAACGAGCCCGGCAGCCCCCACTCCGCCTACCACCTCAGGATCGTGGACTTCCGCCGCGAAGTCCTCGCCGGAACGACTGTTCCGCTGGTCTTCACCTTCCGGGACGCGGGGGAGGTGACCGTCGACGCGATGGTGGAGGCCGGTGACGACGGCGATGTCCCCCCTCCTCGGGCGGACTGCCCGAAGAAGGGGGAACGCCGTGGACCCCGAACACCGCGGTGA
- a CDS encoding sensor histidine kinase → MPRLSLRWRVAVVLGIGSLLLTSALAVLVWNLTSGYMLRQREQSAIRQAQVNVRLVDEALRTGSDGLEDLLTGLTTGPDSTVLLYRTGQVLTSGRQVDPRVLPDELVELGRHDTPAGQRLVVDGIPVLAVSLPIDSTDGAYVELAPLVQLDQTFRFLSILLITGTVVNGLLSVALGSWASRRALRPLTTLTAAASRIAGGDLKARLPTQTDPDLTHLATTFNSTADALEQRVLRDARFAGDVSHELRSPLTTMVNAAAVLRRRRAEIPGTAGRALDLLTSEVDRFADMVVDLLEISRADQQADDTDLEVIDLASLVDNVLDSRPGTEVPVRTGRPDPQVLVLGDRRRLDRVVDNLLDNAERHAGGAVRVAVLTRDGRARLEVDDAGPGVPPGLRDRIFHRFDRGTRAGSRGTDTGSGLGLALVAQHVQRHGGSVWVEERPGGGARFVVEIPEARQ, encoded by the coding sequence ATGCCCCGGCTGTCCCTGCGCTGGCGGGTCGCGGTGGTGCTGGGCATCGGCTCGCTGCTGCTCACCAGTGCGCTGGCCGTGCTGGTGTGGAACCTGACCTCGGGGTACATGCTCAGGCAGCGGGAGCAGAGCGCGATCAGGCAGGCACAGGTCAACGTCCGCCTGGTCGACGAGGCGCTGCGCACCGGCTCCGACGGGCTGGAGGACCTGCTGACCGGCCTGACCACCGGGCCGGACTCCACCGTCCTGCTCTACCGGACCGGCCAGGTGCTGACCAGCGGCAGGCAGGTCGACCCCCGCGTGCTGCCCGACGAGCTGGTGGAGCTCGGCCGCCACGACACGCCGGCCGGCCAACGGCTGGTCGTCGACGGCATCCCCGTGCTGGCGGTCAGCCTGCCCATCGACTCCACCGACGGCGCCTACGTCGAACTCGCGCCGCTCGTGCAGCTCGACCAGACGTTCCGCTTCCTCAGCATCCTGCTGATCACCGGCACCGTGGTCAACGGCCTGCTCAGCGTCGCGCTGGGTTCGTGGGCGAGCAGGCGCGCCCTGCGCCCGCTGACCACGCTGACGGCCGCCGCTTCGCGCATCGCGGGCGGCGACCTCAAGGCCCGCCTGCCCACGCAGACCGACCCCGACCTGACCCACCTGGCGACCACGTTCAACTCCACCGCCGACGCCTTGGAGCAGCGGGTGCTGCGCGACGCCCGGTTCGCCGGCGACGTCAGCCACGAGCTGCGCTCACCCCTGACCACCATGGTCAACGCCGCCGCCGTGCTGCGCCGCCGGCGCGCCGAGATCCCCGGCACCGCCGGCCGCGCGCTGGACCTGCTCACCTCCGAGGTCGACCGGTTCGCCGACATGGTGGTCGACCTGCTGGAGATCTCCCGCGCCGACCAGCAGGCCGACGACACCGACCTGGAGGTCATCGACCTCGCCTCCCTGGTCGACAACGTCCTCGACTCCCGTCCCGGCACCGAGGTCCCCGTCCGCACCGGACGACCCGACCCCCAGGTCCTGGTCCTGGGGGACCGCCGCCGCCTGGACCGGGTGGTGGACAACCTGCTCGACAACGCCGAGCGCCACGCCGGCGGCGCGGTGCGCGTCGCCGTCCTCACCCGGGACGGCCGCGCCAGGCTGGAGGTCGACGACGCGGGCCCCGGCGTGCCGCCCGGGCTGCGCGACCGCATCTTCCACCGCTTCGACCGCGGCACCCGCGCCGGCAGTCGCGGCACCGACACCGGCAGCGGCCTCGGCCTGGCCCTGGTCGCCCAGCACGTCCAGCGCCACGGCGGCTCGGTGTGGGTCGAGGAACGGCCCGGCGGCGGCGCCCGCTTCGTCGTGGAGATACCGGAGGCACGTCAGTGA
- a CDS encoding response regulator transcription factor — translation MTLSVLLVDDEHTRQALGLALDDEGLTVTDAVSREDALALLGTTTFDVVLPARTDASDVTEPLTAGVLAARIRALLRRTSRHDEALRLGEPEVQPQTSTALRAGEQVHLTRTGFRLPVEPASADGRAVRRERLPQRGWGYDHVGDARLLDVHLRRPRGKVEAGPDAPEPVVTVRGVGCRVAG, via the coding sequence ATGACCCTCTCCGTGCTGCTGGTCGACGACGAGCACACCAGACAGGCGCTCGGCCTCGCGCTCGACGACGAGGGTCTCACCGTCACCGACGCCGTATCGCGGGAGGACGCCCTCGCGCTGCTGGGCACCACGACGTTCGACGTGGTGCTGCCCGCCCGCACCGACGCGTCCGACGTCACCGAACCGCTGACGGCCGGCGTGCTCGCGGCCCGCATCCGGGCACTGCTGCGCCGCACCAGCCGCCACGACGAAGCCCTCCGGCTCGGCGAGCCGGAGGTCCAGCCGCAGACGAGCACCGCGCTGCGCGCGGGCGAGCAGGTGCACCTCACCCGCACCGGGTTCCGGCTGCCGGTAGAGCCGGCCTCGGCGGACGGCCGGGCGGTCCGCCGCGAGCGGCTGCCCCAGCGCGGGTGGGGCTACGACCACGTCGGCGACGCCCGCCTGCTCGACGTCCACCTCCGACGCCCGCGCGGCAAGGTCGAGGCCGGCCCCGACGCCCCCGAGCCGGTCGTCACCGTGCGCGGGGTCGGCTGCCGGGTGGCCGGCTGA